A single region of the Garra rufa chromosome 6, GarRuf1.0, whole genome shotgun sequence genome encodes:
- the LOC141336497 gene encoding chloride intracellular channel protein 4 isoform X2, translating into MAWFDVAAKKLGFPSIELFVKAGSDGESIGNCPFSQRLFMILWLKGVIFNVTTVDLKRKPADLQDLAPGTNPPFMTFNGEVLVDVNKIEEFLEERLVPPQYPKLAVKHPESNTAGIDVFAKFSAYIKNPRKEANEGLEKALLKSLKRLDEYLQTPLAEEIDANSMDDPGVSTRSFLDGAELTLADCNLLPKLHIIKIVARKYRGFEIPAEMTGIWKYLNNAYKREEFMNTCPAEREIEFAYLDVAKKIK; encoded by the exons GCCGGCAGTGATGGAGAGAGTATTGGGAACTGTCCGTTCTCTCAGAGACTCTTCATGATCCTCTGGCTGAAAGGAGTCATCTTCAACGTCACCACTGTGGATCTCAAGAG GAAGCCAGCAGATCTGCAGGATCTCGCTCCAGGAACCAACCCGCCGTTCATGACCTTCAACGGAGAGGTGCTGGTGGACGTCAACAAGATCGAGGAGTTTCTTGAGGAACGACTGGTCCCACCACA ATACCCAAAGTTGGCAGTGAAGCATCCAGAATCCAACACAGCAGGAATAGATGTGTTTGCCAAGTTTTCCGCCTACATCAAGAACCCTAGGAAAGAAGCCAATGAGG gTCTGGAGAAAGCTCTTCTGAAATCTCTGAAGAGGTTGGATGAGTATCTGCAGACGCCGCTCGCAGAGGAAATAGATGCCAACAGCATGGATGATCCCGGTGTGTCCACACGCAGTTTTCTGGATGGAGCCGAACTCACGTTGGCCGACTGCAACCTGCTGCCCAAACTACACATCATTAAA ATTGTTGCCAGGAAGTACAGGGGTTTTGAGATCCCTGCTGAGATGACAGGGATTTGGAAATATTTGAATAACGCCTACAAGAGAGAGGAGTTCATGAACACCTGCCCTGCTGAGCGCGAGATCGAGTTCGCTTACCTGGATGTCGCCAAAAAGATCAAATAG
- the urp2 gene encoding urotensin II-related peptide, which produces MFKVDMLKLLTTVALLTVASVLDAAPLMPGEPDAFGEPADGDRWRIGTDAAEENAAQATRIFEKLLKTRPMTTFPDGDGKTVVMKALDEIITVTSRPNVRDKTLDTGVNNPLKTLTILSDGHEEIRDGSLRIDRTTSSPNSQRQTEKNRLFRLSKLIDSNKHGDTPTSAEQSDPVTGDPDVREELVKMLSALEELHKLMNSTLSHRITFITRVTDGNLKSTTATTIDSGGISPKASTEQMDSKLNGKSFKKSLPSTKKTNKRVCFWKYCSQN; this is translated from the exons ATGTTTAAGGTGGACATGTTGAAACTATTGACCACAGTTGCTCTGCTGACTGTCGCTTCGGTGTTGGATGCTGCTCCGCTGATGCCTGGAGAACCAGATGCTTTTGGAGAACCAGCTGATGGAG ATCGATGGAGAATTGGCACTGATGCAGCAGAAGAAAATGCAGCACAAGCGACAAGGATCTTCGAGAAGCTACTGAAGACCAGACCAATGACGACATTTCCAGATGGAGATGGAAAAACCGTAGTGATGAAAGCATTAGATGAAATAATTACGGTGACAAGTAGACCAAATGTCAGAGACAAAACCTTAGACACGGGTGTCAATAATCCATTAAAGACACTAACAATCCTTTCTGATGGACATGAGGAGATTCGTGATGGATCTCTGAGGATCGACCGCACAACCAGTTCACCCAATTCCCAGCGGCAAACGGAGAAGAACAGACTGTTCAGACTGTCAAAGCTCATTGATTCAAACAAGCACGGCGACACTCCAACATCAGCCGAACAATCGGATCCTGTCACAGGTGATCCGGACGTTCGAGAGGAGCTGGTGAAGATGCTGAGTGCTCTTGAAGAGCTTCACAAGTTAATGAACAGCACACTGAGCCATCGAATCACCTTCATAACCAGAG TGACAGACGGAAACCTGAAATCCACCACAGCGACTACTATAGACAGCGGTGGGATTTCACCAAAGGCCAGCACTGAACAAATGGATTCCAAACTCAATGGAAAAtcctttaaaaagtctcttccatcaacTAAGAAAACCAACAAGAGAG TGTGCTTCTGGAAGTACTGCTCTCAGAACTAA